GCGGGGCGCTGCCGATGCCCATCACCATCCGCATCCCCTACGCCGGGGGCATCGGGGGCGTCGAGCACCACTGCGACTCGTCCGAGGGCTACTACGTGCACACGCCGGGGCTGCACGTCGTCACCCCGACGACGCCGGCCGACGCCTACTCGTTGCTGCGCGAGTCCATCGCCTCCGACGACCCGGTGGTCTTCATGGAGCCCAAGAGCCAGTACTACGCCAAGGCCGAGATCGAGCTGCCCACCCGCACCGAGCCCATCGGCCAGGCGGTGGTGCGCCGCGAGGGCGCCGACGTCACGCTCATCACCTACGGCCCCCAGGTCGCCGCCGCGCTCAAGGCGGCCGAGGTCGCTGCGGCGGAGGAGGACTGGGACGTCGAGGTCGTGGACCTGCGCTCGCTCGTGCCCTTCGACGACGCGACGGTCGAGGCGTCGGTGCGCCGGACCGGCCGGGCCGTCGTGCTCGCCGAGGCGCAAGGCTTCGCCGGCATGGGCGCCGAGATCGCCGCCCGGGTGCAGGAGCGCTGCTTCCACAGCCTGGCCGCGCCCGTCCTGCGGGTCACCGGGCTGGACATCCCCTACCCGCCCCCCAAGCTGGAGCACACCCACCTGCCCGGGATCGACCGCGTCCTGGACACCATCGCCCGCCTGCAGTGGGACGACGAGCCCGATCTCACGCACGCCCCCGACGAGCAGGAGGTGTCGGCATGACGCAGGTCTTCCGGCTGCCCGACCTCGGCGAAGGGCTGACGGAGGCCGAGATCGTCGAGTGGCACGTCGCCGCCGGCGACGAGGTCGGCGTCGACCAGGAGGTCGTCACCGTCGAGACCGCCAAGGCCGCCGTGTCCGTGCCCTGCCCGTATGCCGGCACCGTCGCC
This genomic window from Serinicoccus chungangensis contains:
- a CDS encoding alpha-ketoacid dehydrogenase subunit beta, whose translation is MSPTTYAKALNTALRDALTEDPDVLVLGEDVGALGGVFRITDGLTRDFGEDRCVDTPLAEAGIAGFAVGLAMQGFRPVVEMQFDAFGYPAFEQVVSHIAKMRNRTRGALPMPITIRIPYAGGIGGVEHHCDSSEGYYVHTPGLHVVTPTTPADAYSLLRESIASDDPVVFMEPKSQYYAKAEIELPTRTEPIGQAVVRREGADVTLITYGPQVAAALKAAEVAAAEEDWDVEVVDLRSLVPFDDATVEASVRRTGRAVVLAEAQGFAGMGAEIAARVQERCFHSLAAPVLRVTGLDIPYPPPKLEHTHLPGIDRVLDTIARLQWDDEPDLTHAPDEQEVSA